A genomic window from Gammaproteobacteria bacterium includes:
- a CDS encoding thiamine phosphate synthase, with protein MNQTVHSCGNAKTQWRGLYAIADTGLIGSDLMDRVAQAIQGGASVVQYRSKEPDPLCCSEEARALLALCRRHGVPLIINDDVALAGIVGADGVHIGRDDASLGEARAVLGPRALIGVSCYNSLESALEAQAAGADYVAFGRFFASLTKPNAVSADLSLLREVRKKISIPIVAIGGITPENGRALIEAGADMLAVIHGLFGHPDVTSAANRYTKLFQL; from the coding sequence ATGAATCAGACCGTGCATAGCTGTGGCAATGCTAAAACGCAATGGCGTGGACTCTATGCGATTGCCGATACCGGCCTGATAGGCAGTGATCTGATGGATCGCGTCGCACAAGCCATCCAGGGCGGCGCATCGGTTGTTCAATACCGCTCCAAGGAACCCGACCCGCTGTGCTGTAGCGAAGAGGCGCGCGCTTTGCTCGCACTTTGCAGGCGTCACGGTGTGCCTTTGATTATCAACGACGACGTTGCTCTGGCCGGGATCGTCGGCGCCGACGGTGTCCATATCGGGCGCGATGACGCGAGCCTCGGCGAGGCGCGGGCAGTGCTGGGGCCGCGCGCCTTGATCGGCGTGTCGTGTTACAACTCGCTGGAGAGTGCCCTGGAGGCGCAGGCCGCCGGCGCCGATTACGTCGCCTTCGGACGCTTCTTCGCCTCGCTCACCAAACCCAATGCCGTGTCGGCGGACCTCTCTTTGTTACGCGAGGTCAGAAAAAAAATATCCATCCCCATCGTAGCCATCGGCGGCATCACGCCTGAAAACGGCAGGGCGCTCATCGAGGCGGGCGCCGACATGCTGGCGGTGATACATGGCCTGTTCGGCCATCCGGACGTGACCTCTGCCGCAAACCGTTACACAAAACTTTTTCAACTGTGA
- a CDS encoding AAA family ATPase, translating to MYSRNIESDLRAALADTRVVLLNGARQTGKSTLVTALSGELGADYVTLDDATVLSAASTDPAGFLKGLSSRAVIDEVQKAPALFPAIKTLVDTDRRPGRFLLTGSANVLMLPKISESLAGRMEIITLNSLSQGELLGRRERFIDGVFAAKISALAREDARDLATLVLAGGYPEAVQRTAGKRRAAWFASCMTAILQRDVRDLAHIEGLTEMPRLLTLLIRLVEQFVAGDWLVIPSLFHQEPLRKRILLALNVDIIVHHLLRFLREQNQERIEPVFDEESPIGSTRHMRTWYTTKVCYPTQKSQISHMIADSAWEQYAANVLEKSDRVTAYAKNDHLGFQVYYLWNGARRRFVPDFLIRLANGKTLVLEIKGEDSEQNRAKREALDAWVKGMNAKGGFGTWCWDVAFQPAQIHDIILKHTDEGLKRATPR from the coding sequence ATGTACTCGCGAAATATTGAATCGGATTTACGTGCGGCATTGGCCGACACCCGGGTGGTGCTGCTAAACGGTGCGCGCCAGACTGGTAAAAGTACCCTGGTCACAGCCTTGTCCGGGGAGTTGGGCGCTGACTACGTCACCTTGGACGATGCCACGGTGCTGTCTGCCGCGTCCACCGATCCGGCAGGCTTCCTCAAGGGTCTGAGCAGCAGGGCGGTGATCGATGAGGTGCAGAAAGCCCCAGCGTTGTTTCCGGCCATCAAGACCCTAGTGGATACCGATCGGCGTCCGGGCCGGTTTCTGCTGACGGGTTCGGCCAATGTGCTGATGTTGCCGAAGATATCGGAATCGCTGGCGGGCCGGATGGAGATCATTACTCTCAACTCCTTGTCGCAGGGCGAATTGCTGGGGCGGCGGGAGCGTTTTATTGATGGCGTATTTGCGGCAAAGATCTCGGCCTTGGCGCGGGAGGATGCGCGGGACTTGGCGACCCTCGTCCTGGCCGGGGGCTATCCGGAGGCGGTGCAACGCACCGCGGGCAAGCGCCGCGCAGCGTGGTTCGCCTCCTGCATGACCGCCATCTTGCAACGTGACGTACGCGACCTGGCGCATATCGAAGGACTCACCGAAATGCCGCGCCTGCTGACTCTTTTGATACGGCTGGTAGAACAGTTCGTGGCAGGCGACTGGTTGGTGATTCCGTCACTCTTTCATCAGGAGCCGCTGCGCAAGCGCATATTGCTTGCGCTCAATGTTGACATCATTGTGCATCACCTTCTGCGCTTTTTACGCGAGCAGAACCAGGAGCGCATCGAACCGGTGTTCGACGAAGAATCGCCGATAGGGTCAACGCGCCATATGCGCACTTGGTACACAACAAAGGTTTGTTACCCGACGCAGAAATCACAGATCAGTCACATGATAGCCGACAGTGCTTGGGAACAGTACGCCGCCAACGTGCTGGAAAAAAGTGATCGGGTTACCGCCTACGCAAAAAACGACCATCTGGGCTTCCAAGTCTACTACTTGTGGAATGGCGCACGGCGGCGCTTCGTTCCGGACTTCCTGATTCGGCTCGCCAACGGCAAGACGCTGGTGCTGGAAATCAAGGGCGAGGATTCCGAACAGAACCGCGCCAAGCGCGAGGCGCTGGATGCTTGGGTGAAAGGTATGAACGCGAAAGGTGGGTTTGGAACGTGGTGTTGGGATGTTGCATTTCAGCCAGCGCAAATCCATGACATCATTTTAAAACACACGGATGAGGGGTTAAAGAGAGCCACCCCTCGATAG
- the hemL gene encoding glutamate-1-semialdehyde 2,1-aminomutase has product MNTSRSHALFLQAQQHIPGGVNSPVRAFRGVGGEPLFFKRGEGAYLIDEDDNRYIDYVGSWGPMIAGHAHPAVVKAVQEAAARSLGFGAPTAIEVEMAEKICALMPSIEMVRLVSSGTEATMSALRLARGFTKRDKIVKFEGCYHGHSDSLLIKAGSGALTLGVPSSAGVPAALAEHTITLTYNEIEPALAAFYRYGKDIACVIVEPVAGNMNCVPPLPGFLEGLRSLCNEYGSVLIFDEVMTGFRVALGGAQQLYSIRPDLTTLGKVIGGGLPVAAFGGRKDIMRHIAPLGPVYQAGTLSGNPVALAAGFATLDLISQPDFFSKLGATTKRLTDGIKERAKKAGVPLTSNQVGGMFGLFFTAETTVHNFAQVIACDVERFKKFFHGMLEEGVYLAPSAFEAGFVSAAHGDNEINATLSAVDRVLTKL; this is encoded by the coding sequence ATGAACACGTCCCGATCGCACGCGCTTTTTTTGCAGGCCCAGCAACACATCCCGGGCGGCGTCAATTCACCGGTGCGCGCCTTTCGTGGCGTAGGCGGCGAACCGTTATTCTTCAAGCGGGGCGAAGGCGCGTATCTGATTGATGAAGACGATAACCGTTATATTGATTACGTCGGCTCCTGGGGCCCGATGATAGCCGGTCACGCCCACCCCGCAGTCGTCAAGGCGGTGCAGGAGGCCGCCGCGCGCAGTCTGGGCTTCGGTGCGCCCACCGCGATTGAAGTCGAGATGGCGGAAAAGATTTGCGCGCTGATGCCCTCCATCGAGATGGTGCGGCTGGTCAGCTCCGGCACCGAGGCGACTATGAGCGCGCTGCGTCTGGCGCGCGGTTTTACCAAGCGCGACAAGATCGTGAAATTCGAGGGCTGCTATCACGGGCACTCCGACTCGCTGCTCATCAAGGCAGGCTCCGGTGCGCTCACGCTCGGGGTGCCGAGTTCCGCCGGTGTTCCTGCGGCGCTCGCCGAGCATACGATCACGCTCACCTATAATGAAATTGAGCCGGCGCTCGCAGCCTTTTATCGTTACGGCAAAGACATCGCCTGCGTCATCGTCGAGCCTGTGGCGGGCAATATGAATTGCGTGCCGCCGCTGCCGGGATTCTTAGAGGGCCTGCGTAGTCTGTGTAATGAATACGGCAGCGTACTGATCTTCGATGAAGTCATGACCGGTTTTCGCGTTGCCCTGGGTGGCGCGCAGCAACTCTATAGCATCAGGCCGGATCTCACCACGCTCGGCAAGGTCATCGGCGGCGGGCTGCCGGTCGCCGCCTTCGGCGGCCGCAAAGACATCATGCGGCACATCGCCCCGCTGGGGCCCGTTTATCAGGCCGGCACGCTGTCGGGGAATCCGGTGGCGCTGGCGGCGGGCTTTGCCACGCTCGATCTGATCTCTCAACCCGATTTCTTCTCCAAACTCGGCGCAACAACAAAGCGCTTAACCGACGGCATCAAAGAACGTGCAAAAAAAGCGGGTGTTCCTTTAACCTCGAATCAAGTAGGCGGGATGTTCGGATTATTTTTCACGGCAGAAACCACTGTTCACAATTTCGCGCAAGTCATAGCCTGTGACGTTGAGCGCTTCAAAAAATTTTTCCACGGCATGCTGGAAGAGGGCGTCTATCTCGCGCCTTCCGCCTTCGAAGCCGGTTTCGTCTCAGCCGCTCATGGCGACAACGAAATCAACGCAACGCTTTCTGCGGTAGATCGGGTATTAACGAAACTATAG
- a CDS encoding rubredoxin: protein MKTYMCVICGFIYDEAAGLPSEGIPPGTKWEDLPLNWVCPECGARKEDFEMVEI, encoded by the coding sequence ATGAAGACTTACATGTGTGTCATTTGCGGCTTTATCTACGATGAGGCCGCCGGATTGCCCAGCGAAGGCATTCCTCCGGGTACAAAATGGGAAGACCTCCCGCTCAATTGGGTCTGCCCGGAATGCGGGGCCCGCAAGGAAGATTTTGAAATGGTGGAGATTTAG
- the mrcB gene encoding penicillin-binding protein 1B — protein MVTKSPVHRLPPLRWYSLLFISLPILLIAFGVYVVYLDHTVQVQFEGKRWALPARVYARPLELFQGMKLNPEILAAELNDLGYVQVTQPEGPGAYSRSSGGVQGGTNVAGGRTPGAPAFRLVTRSFRFWDTSEASQPVTIAFDGDTLSALQNTRTGARLDLVRLDPLLVGGIYPAHHEDRVLVQVKEVPPLLIKALIDVEDRRFYKHHGINIVSILRAMWANLRAGSTVQGGSTLTQQLVKNFYLTSDRTLSRKLNEVIMAVLLEMHYSKDEILEAYLNEIFLGQDGQRAIHGFGLASQFYFGRPLNELDVSQLALLVGMVPAPSIYEPRQHPQRAIAIRNRVLDAMLTQQDITAAQAAKAKQAPLGVTAKPPAGISPYPAFMDLLRRQVQHDYKEEDLTSEGLQIFTAFDPQIQRVAEWALANRIAALEKAYKIPEGKLEGAVIVTDTQNGEVLAMVGGRDARYTGFNRALNAQRPIGSLMKPVIYLTALAQPQKYTLVTPLDDGAFTLKNTGGKPWSPQNYDHQSHGEVPLYLALAHSYNISSARLGLKVGVPRVLKTLYALGVTREFPAYPSTLLGAIELSPLEVTQFYQTLASGGFRTPLRVIRDVLTTRGEPLQRYPLSVEQAADPAPAFLVTRAMQEVVRSGTARALEQTLPDLELAGKTGTTDDLRDSWFAGFSGKHLIVVWLGRDDNEPTGLSGASGALKVWGDIMKAINSEPLRLSLPADVELASVDPQTQMRLEPGCPAAVELPFIKGSVPQDYAPCSGDFPGVIEDTFDAIRNIFQ, from the coding sequence ATGGTTACAAAATCCCCGGTTCATCGCTTGCCGCCTCTGCGCTGGTATAGCCTGCTGTTTATAAGTCTGCCTATCTTGCTGATAGCGTTCGGGGTATACGTCGTCTATCTCGATCATACCGTCCAGGTTCAGTTTGAAGGCAAACGCTGGGCCTTGCCCGCGCGCGTGTATGCGCGACCCCTGGAATTGTTTCAAGGCATGAAGCTCAACCCTGAGATCCTGGCCGCAGAGTTGAATGATTTGGGTTATGTGCAAGTGACTCAACCTGAAGGACCCGGGGCCTATTCGCGCTCATCCGGTGGCGTACAGGGAGGAACTAATGTCGCGGGAGGCAGGACGCCGGGAGCGCCCGCATTTCGTTTGGTGACACGCAGCTTTCGATTCTGGGACACCAGCGAAGCTTCACAACCGGTCACGATAGCCTTTGACGGCGACACGCTGAGCGCACTGCAAAATACCCGGACCGGCGCACGGCTCGACCTGGTCCGTCTCGATCCGCTGCTGGTCGGCGGCATCTACCCGGCGCATCACGAAGACCGTGTCCTGGTGCAGGTCAAGGAGGTGCCGCCGCTGCTCATCAAGGCGCTGATTGACGTAGAGGATCGCCGTTTTTATAAACACCACGGCATCAATATCGTCTCTATATTACGCGCCATGTGGGCCAACTTGCGCGCCGGTTCCACGGTGCAGGGGGGCAGTACGTTGACTCAGCAGTTGGTGAAAAATTTCTACCTTACCTCCGACCGCACCCTCAGCCGCAAACTCAACGAAGTCATCATGGCGGTGCTGCTGGAGATGCACTATTCCAAGGACGAAATCCTGGAGGCCTATCTCAATGAAATATTTTTGGGCCAGGACGGTCAGCGCGCCATTCATGGTTTCGGGCTGGCCAGCCAATTTTATTTTGGCCGGCCCTTGAATGAACTGGATGTCTCCCAACTCGCCCTGCTGGTGGGGATGGTCCCCGCCCCCTCGATTTACGAGCCGCGGCAACACCCGCAGCGCGCGATCGCAATACGGAATCGCGTCCTGGACGCCATGCTCACGCAACAGGATATCACCGCCGCACAGGCGGCCAAGGCCAAACAGGCGCCGCTCGGCGTGACCGCTAAACCCCCTGCGGGGATCTCGCCCTACCCCGCCTTCATGGATCTGCTGCGGCGCCAAGTGCAGCATGACTATAAGGAGGAGGACCTTACTTCGGAAGGCCTGCAAATCTTTACCGCGTTTGACCCGCAGATACAGCGCGTGGCGGAATGGGCCTTGGCGAATCGTATCGCAGCCCTGGAAAAGGCCTACAAAATTCCCGAGGGAAAGTTAGAAGGCGCAGTGATCGTGACCGACACCCAGAATGGCGAAGTGCTTGCGATGGTGGGCGGGCGCGATGCGCGCTACACCGGTTTCAATCGGGCTCTCAATGCGCAACGCCCGATAGGTTCATTGATGAAGCCGGTTATTTATCTCACCGCCCTCGCCCAGCCGCAAAAATATACGCTCGTCACCCCCTTGGATGACGGCGCCTTTACCCTGAAAAACACCGGTGGCAAGCCGTGGTCACCGCAAAATTACGATCATCAGTCACACGGGGAGGTCCCTTTATACCTGGCACTGGCGCATTCTTATAATATATCTTCGGCGCGCCTGGGGTTAAAAGTGGGCGTCCCCCGTGTATTGAAGACCCTTTACGCCCTCGGTGTCACGCGCGAATTTCCGGCCTATCCATCTACCTTGTTGGGCGCCATCGAGCTGAGTCCGTTAGAGGTTACCCAGTTTTACCAAACCCTGGCGAGCGGCGGGTTCCGCACACCGCTGCGCGTCATTCGCGACGTGCTCACCACGCGCGGAGAGCCGCTGCAACGCTACCCGCTCTCGGTAGAGCAGGCCGCAGATCCGGCCCCGGCATTTCTGGTCACGCGCGCCATGCAGGAGGTGGTGCGTAGCGGCACCGCGCGGGCGCTTGAGCAAACCCTTCCCGATCTGGAGCTGGCGGGGAAAACCGGAACTACCGATGACTTGCGTGATAGCTGGTTTGCAGGCTTCAGCGGGAAACACCTGATTGTGGTGTGGCTGGGGCGCGATGATAATGAGCCCACGGGCTTAAGCGGCGCGAGTGGAGCGCTCAAGGTGTGGGGTGATATCATGAAGGCAATTAACAGCGAGCCTTTACGGCTTAGCCTGCCCGCCGACGTGGAGCTGGCGAGCGTGGACCCGCAAACTCAAATGCGCCTGGAACCCGGCTGTCCGGCGGCGGTCGAATTGCCGTTTATCAAGGGCAGCGTACCGCAGGATTACGCACCTTGCAGCGGGGATTTCCCCGGAGTGATCGAGGATACTTTTGACGCTATAAGGAATATTTTTCAGTGA
- the gltX gene encoding glutamate--tRNA ligase, with product MSIRTRFAPSPTGYLHVGGARTALYSWLYARKHGGTFILRIEDTDLERSTAESVNAILEGMTWLGLEYDEGPFYQTERFERYRAVIQQLLDEGKAYHCYCSKEELDAMRAEQLSRKEKPRYDRRWRDSKATPPQGVPPVVRFKNPLSGDVVVNDLIKGAVVFQNDELDDLIIARADGTPTYNFTVAVDDWDMGVTHIIRGDDHLNNTPRQINILKALGAKPPAYAHVPMILGSDGQRLSKRHGAVSVMQYREDGFLPEALLNYLVRLGWAHGDQEIFSIDEMIELFDIKDVHRAASAFNTEKLLWLNQHYIKISDPAHIAHHLSWHMGRLGVDPAQGPDLVEVVKALRERAKTLVEMAQAATFFYQDFESYDEKAAAKHLTGEVAEALSELHDSLAHVSDWTQEAIHQTITDVAARQGLNMGKLAQPLRVAVTGKAASPPIDVTVHLLGREVTLQRLRDALVHIRAAG from the coding sequence ATGAGCATCCGCACCCGTTTCGCCCCCAGTCCCACCGGCTACCTGCATGTCGGCGGCGCGCGCACCGCGCTGTATTCCTGGCTGTACGCGCGCAAACACGGCGGCACGTTTATCCTGCGCATCGAAGACACCGACCTCGAACGCTCCACCGCGGAGTCGGTGAATGCGATTCTGGAAGGCATGACCTGGCTCGGACTGGAATACGACGAAGGCCCGTTTTACCAAACGGAACGTTTTGAACGCTACCGTGCCGTGATTCAACAATTGCTCGACGAAGGAAAGGCCTACCACTGCTATTGCAGCAAAGAAGAGCTGGATGCGATGCGCGCCGAACAACTGTCCCGCAAGGAAAAGCCGCGTTACGACCGGCGCTGGCGTGACTCCAAGGCCACACCGCCGCAGGGCGTTCCACCGGTGGTGCGCTTCAAGAATCCTTTGTCCGGCGACGTGGTGGTCAACGATCTTATCAAGGGCGCCGTTGTGTTCCAAAATGACGAGCTCGACGATCTCATCATCGCGCGCGCCGACGGCACGCCGACCTACAATTTCACCGTGGCGGTGGACGACTGGGACATGGGCGTCACCCATATCATCCGCGGTGACGATCATCTCAATAATACGCCGCGCCAGATCAATATCCTCAAGGCGCTCGGCGCCAAACCGCCCGCCTACGCCCACGTGCCGATGATCCTGGGTTCCGACGGACAGCGGCTGTCCAAGCGTCACGGCGCCGTGAGTGTGATGCAATACCGCGAGGACGGCTTTTTGCCCGAGGCGCTGCTCAATTATCTGGTGCGGCTCGGCTGGGCGCATGGCGATCAGGAGATCTTCTCAATTGACGAGATGATCGAGCTGTTCGATATCAAGGACGTCCATCGCGCCGCGAGCGCCTTTAATACGGAAAAACTGCTGTGGCTGAATCAGCACTACATCAAGATCTCCGACCCCGCGCATATCGCCCATCACTTGAGCTGGCACATGGGCAGGCTGGGTGTGGACCCCGCGCAGGGACCGGACTTGGTGGAAGTGGTCAAGGCACTGCGCGAACGCGCCAAGACCCTGGTCGAAATGGCGCAGGCGGCCACGTTTTTTTACCAGGACTTCGAGAGTTATGACGAAAAGGCGGCGGCCAAGCATCTTACCGGCGAAGTGGCGGAAGCCCTGTCGGAGCTACACGACAGCCTCGCACATGTGAGTGACTGGACACAGGAGGCCATCCACCAGACGATAACCGATGTCGCCGCTCGGCAAGGACTTAACATGGGCAAGCTTGCCCAACCCCTGCGCGTTGCGGTCACCGGTAAGGCCGCCTCGCCGCCTATTGATGTCACTGTACATCTGCTCGGACGCGAAGTGACTCTGCAACGTCTAAGGGACGCGCTTGTCCACATCCGTGCGGCTGGTTGA
- a CDS encoding cytochrome b/b6 domain-containing protein, which yields MTSRHKPMPQQWDWVTRFLHFGLAITVTLQLLNSLVIEKPKPGHPLSGFEALMFDIHEWLGITAFAIVLLHWAWSLWGLGGYGVRHLLPWNREGRAEVVTGLREVFKGRLSSGGPKDKLSGLIHGLGLLAVLGAATTGAVLFFFMPEDGKLTMLTGAASELHKFISTFVWIYWGGHVGMGLLHYFVSRDEALPRMFSLSPSKK from the coding sequence ATGACCAGCCGGCACAAGCCGATGCCCCAACAGTGGGACTGGGTCACCCGTTTTCTGCATTTCGGGTTGGCCATCACGGTAACTCTGCAACTGCTCAACAGCTTGGTTATTGAAAAACCCAAACCTGGACACCCTTTATCTGGATTCGAGGCGCTTATGTTTGATATACACGAGTGGCTCGGCATAACAGCTTTTGCCATCGTACTGCTGCATTGGGCGTGGAGCCTGTGGGGGTTGGGGGGCTATGGAGTACGCCATCTGCTCCCTTGGAACAGGGAGGGGCGCGCCGAAGTAGTCACGGGTCTGCGCGAGGTCTTCAAGGGAAGACTGTCATCCGGAGGCCCCAAGGACAAACTTTCCGGCCTTATTCATGGACTGGGTTTATTGGCCGTGCTAGGCGCTGCCACCACGGGCGCCGTATTGTTCTTTTTTATGCCTGAGGACGGCAAGCTTACTATGCTCACCGGTGCAGCGAGCGAGCTGCACAAATTCATTTCCACCTTTGTGTGGATCTATTGGGGCGGCCATGTCGGCATGGGGCTACTGCATTATTTCGTCTCACGTGACGAGGCGCTACCGCGCATGTTTTCTCTTTCTCCAAGCAAGAAGTAA
- a CDS encoding DUF938 domain-containing protein, with amino-acid sequence MKPYSEACDQNKVPILKVLREVFKDRRTVLEIGSGTGQHAVYFGSQLSHLIWQPSDLAGHHAGIMMWLDEYRLPNVHPPIRLDVDDEHWPEQRFDAVFSANTAHILSWPQVERMFAGVGSALQDNGVFALYGPFNYRGCYTSDSNVRFDQWLKAREPSSGIRDFEALDSLAHAQDMILLKDYEMPVNNRTLVWRKLRQTGG; translated from the coding sequence ATGAAACCCTACTCCGAGGCTTGCGACCAGAACAAGGTTCCGATCCTGAAGGTGTTGCGGGAAGTATTCAAGGATCGCCGCACCGTGCTTGAGATCGGCAGCGGGACGGGCCAGCATGCCGTGTATTTTGGATCGCAGCTTTCTCATCTCATTTGGCAGCCCAGTGATCTCGCCGGTCATCACGCGGGTATCATGATGTGGCTGGACGAGTACCGGCTGCCCAATGTGCATCCGCCGATCAGACTGGATGTGGACGATGAGCATTGGCCTGAGCAACGCTTCGACGCCGTGTTCAGCGCCAATACCGCGCACATCCTGTCCTGGCCGCAGGTGGAACGGATGTTCGCGGGTGTGGGCTCGGCCTTGCAGGACAACGGGGTGTTCGCCCTTTACGGGCCCTTCAATTATCGCGGCTGCTATACGAGCGACAGCAACGTCCGCTTCGATCAATGGCTCAAGGCGCGCGAGCCGTCAAGCGGCATCCGGGACTTCGAAGCGCTGGATAGCCTGGCTCACGCGCAAGATATGATATTGCTGAAGGACTATGAGATGCCCGTCAATAACCGCACGCTGGTGTGGCGGAAGTTGCGTCAGACGGGCGGCTAA
- a CDS encoding C40 family peptidase has protein sequence MLAGCSTPPRLSQSYPSPEAQQRADIVLVAQQMIGAPYRLGGATPRGFDCSGLVLYTYQQVGIQNLPRTTAGLFRQAQPVTLDDLLPGDLLFFEINGRGVSHVGIYQGGNEFIHAPVSGKQVSVETLDNGYWSKRLVRAGRLL, from the coding sequence ATGTTGGCAGGCTGCAGTACGCCTCCGCGCCTATCACAGAGTTATCCTTCGCCCGAAGCGCAGCAACGCGCCGATATCGTATTGGTTGCCCAACAAATGATTGGCGCACCCTACCGGCTGGGGGGCGCTACCCCGCGCGGTTTTGATTGCAGCGGACTGGTGCTGTACACCTATCAGCAGGTGGGAATTCAAAATCTCCCGCGCACCACAGCCGGGCTGTTCCGGCAAGCTCAGCCAGTGACACTTGATGACTTGCTGCCCGGCGATCTGCTCTTTTTCGAGATCAACGGTCGTGGTGTTTCGCATGTGGGCATCTATCAGGGAGGTAATGAGTTTATCCACGCCCCTGTTTCTGGCAAACAGGTTTCCGTGGAGACACTCGATAACGGCTACTGGAGCAAGCGTTTGGTGCGCGCCGGGCGCTTGTTGTGA
- a CDS encoding hydroxymethylpyrimidine/phosphomethylpyrimidine kinase — translation MNSKQQAVPLVMVFAGNDPTGGAGIQADIETLASMGCQAAPVITAVTVQNTHDVIEYSAMSATLVIEQARAVLEEMPPAAFKIGMIGTRENAEAIHTLLRDYPNIPVVLDPVLSAGGGHPLADSSLQDAMISLLLPLTTVLTPNSLEARMLASGADTLEACAQQLMDQGSEFVLVTGTHEDTPEVVNNLYGNRRRLESFTWERLPYNYHGSGCTLSSAIAGMLAHGLEPFTAVYEAQHYTWETLKYGYRIGKGGYLPNRLYWARNEEGQDT, via the coding sequence ATGAATAGCAAGCAACAGGCAGTGCCGCTGGTGATGGTCTTCGCGGGTAACGACCCCACCGGCGGAGCCGGAATCCAAGCCGACATCGAAACGCTGGCCAGCATGGGTTGCCAGGCAGCGCCGGTGATCACCGCCGTCACCGTGCAGAACACGCATGATGTCATAGAGTATTCGGCCATGAGCGCAACCCTGGTGATCGAGCAGGCGCGGGCGGTGCTGGAGGAAATGCCTCCGGCCGCCTTCAAAATCGGAATGATCGGCACGCGCGAGAACGCCGAGGCGATACACACCTTGTTGAGAGATTATCCCAATATCCCTGTTGTTCTTGACCCGGTGTTGTCCGCGGGCGGCGGCCACCCCCTGGCCGACAGTTCACTGCAAGACGCCATGATTTCGTTGCTGCTGCCTTTGACGACGGTGTTGACGCCGAACAGCCTTGAGGCGCGGATGCTGGCGTCCGGGGCGGATACCCTGGAGGCCTGCGCGCAACAACTCATGGATCAAGGCAGCGAATTCGTGCTCGTCACCGGCACGCACGAGGATACCCCCGAGGTCGTCAATAACCTGTATGGCAATCGCCGCCGGCTCGAGTCATTTACGTGGGAACGTTTGCCTTATAACTACCACGGTTCAGGTTGTACACTGTCGTCCGCCATCGCCGGCATGCTGGCGCACGGACTGGAACCGTTCACCGCCGTGTACGAAGCGCAACATTATACCTGGGAGACACTCAAATACGGTTATCGCATCGGTAAGGGAGGCTATCTGCCGAACCGTTTGTACTGGGCGCGCAACGAAGAAGGTCAGGACACATGA
- a CDS encoding HigA family addiction module antidote protein produces MRLPKNPFHPGEVLREEFLEPLDVTQSALAEKLGWRRTRLNDLLQGKRGITADAALDLAKALNTSPKLWMNLQATWDLAHAVKRRHAA; encoded by the coding sequence ATGAGACTGCCGAAGAATCCGTTCCATCCGGGGGAAGTCTTGCGGGAAGAGTTCCTGGAACCGTTGGACGTAACCCAAAGCGCCTTGGCCGAGAAGCTGGGTTGGCGCCGTACGCGGTTGAATGATCTCCTCCAGGGCAAGCGCGGCATCACGGCCGATGCGGCGCTGGATCTCGCCAAGGCGCTCAATACCTCGCCGAAACTCTGGATGAACCTTCAGGCCACCTGGGATTTGGCACACGCTGTCAAGCGCCGGCACGCGGCCTGA
- a CDS encoding response regulator transcription factor, translating into MRILIIEDDRQAADYLAKGLKEQGYVVDLAADGKEGLHLAMTESYDVLVVDRMLPGLDGLSLIQSLRDNGKHTPVLILSALGEVDDRVKGLQAGGDDYLTKPYAFSELVARIEALLRRGSEARVDSRLRVADLEMDLLARTVTRNGQRIDLQPREFRLLEYLMRHSNQVVTRTMLLEKVWDYHFDPQTNVIDVHISRLRQKIDKSFATPLLHTVRGAGYCLRAPAY; encoded by the coding sequence ATGCGTATATTGATTATAGAGGATGACCGGCAGGCGGCGGACTATCTTGCCAAGGGACTGAAGGAGCAGGGTTATGTCGTAGACCTTGCCGCCGACGGCAAGGAAGGATTGCACCTTGCCATGACCGAAAGTTACGATGTGCTGGTGGTTGATCGCATGCTGCCCGGTCTTGATGGACTCTCGCTGATTCAGTCCTTACGTGACAACGGCAAACATACGCCGGTGCTGATACTAAGCGCGCTTGGCGAGGTGGATGACAGAGTCAAGGGTCTGCAAGCGGGAGGCGATGACTATCTCACCAAACCCTATGCCTTTTCCGAGCTGGTGGCGCGCATCGAGGCGTTGCTGCGCCGCGGCAGCGAGGCCCGCGTTGACAGCCGCTTGCGTGTAGCAGACCTGGAAATGGACCTGCTCGCCCGTACCGTGACGCGCAACGGGCAGCGCATAGATTTACAACCGAGGGAATTCCGTTTGCTGGAATACCTGATGCGCCACAGCAACCAGGTGGTGACACGCACCATGTTGCTCGAAAAGGTCTGGGATTACCATTTCGATCCGCAGACCAACGTCATTGATGTCCACATCAGCCGCTTACGCCAGAAGATAGACAAAAGTTTTGCTACGCCTCTCTTGCACACTGTGCGCGGGGCGGGATATTGCCTGCGTGCGCCCGCCTACTAA